In the genome of Leeuwenhoekiella sp. MAR_2009_132, one region contains:
- a CDS encoding MmcQ/YjbR family DNA-binding protein: MFLFFQEKYRYNGRRNYREYCIKKPGTTEEFPFDQNTLVFKVMGKMFALSSLSSWEQGEPRINLKCDPEEALQLRADYPESIFPGFHMNKTHWNTVVLNGELTPKQLTQFIDSSYDLIVKGLSKKLKQELKSLD; the protein is encoded by the coding sequence ATGTTCCTTTTTTTTCAAGAGAAGTATAGATATAATGGACGTCGGAACTATCGCGAATACTGTATTAAAAAACCGGGTACTACAGAAGAGTTTCCGTTTGATCAGAACACGCTTGTTTTTAAAGTGATGGGTAAGATGTTTGCTTTAAGTAGTCTGAGTAGTTGGGAGCAAGGCGAACCGCGTATAAATTTAAAATGTGATCCTGAAGAAGCATTGCAACTGCGGGCAGATTATCCTGAAAGTATATTTCCGGGATTTCATATGAATAAAACCCATTGGAATACCGTAGTACTAAATGGAGAACTCACCCCAAAACAACTAACACAATTTATAGACAGTAGCTATGATCTAATAGTAAAGGGTCTTAGTAAAAAGCTAAAACAAGAATTAAAAAGTCTGGATTAA
- a CDS encoding GNAT family N-acetyltransferase encodes MQGQKQFSIKPVSEADWPVLKKLVDEVWPTTYKDILSSEQIAYMMNMMYSISSLKKQEQEGSRFFLMYKEELPVGYLAFSLHYKDKKLNPEGGLTKVDKIYVLPKTQGTGAGRYLMDFAFAEAKKAGDTGVLLNVNRDNKAVKFYEHYGFKNAYSGDFDIGNGYLMEDYIMYYPFEH; translated from the coding sequence ATGCAGGGGCAAAAACAATTTAGCATCAAGCCGGTTTCTGAGGCAGATTGGCCGGTTTTAAAAAAGTTGGTAGACGAAGTTTGGCCCACTACCTATAAAGACATTCTTTCATCAGAACAGATTGCGTATATGATGAATATGATGTACAGCATCTCGTCACTTAAAAAGCAGGAACAAGAAGGGAGTCGTTTTTTTCTGATGTATAAAGAGGAGTTGCCTGTGGGTTATCTGGCATTCAGTCTGCATTATAAGGATAAGAAATTGAACCCTGAAGGAGGTCTAACCAAGGTTGATAAAATCTATGTGTTGCCTAAAACTCAGGGAACGGGAGCGGGCCGCTATTTAATGGATTTCGCTTTCGCGGAAGCTAAAAAGGCAGGCGATACCGGTGTCTTGTTAAATGTAAATAGAGACAATAAGGCTGTTAAATTCTACGAGCATTACGGTTTTAAAAATGCCTATTCGGGGGATTTTGACATCGGTAACGGCTACCTGATGGAAGATTATATAATGTATTATCCGTTTGAACATTAA
- a CDS encoding DUF4230 domain-containing protein produces MEYLFIGLALGSVIAYFVFTRFNKTMRQQNAQQQSVVLMEKIRNVCKFITVEGDFSEIYHYQNVKDKWMNLFLGSKKALVLIDAKAYIGFDLTKIKMHPDVKNRTIILTDFPQPELLSIETDFKYYDKKEGWANPFTSTDLTEINREAKQHIVDKVPQSGLFAEASKQALSTVALMENLVQTIGWKLDYKALETAAVETRKITEHAGAKTI; encoded by the coding sequence ATGGAATATTTATTCATAGGTCTAGCCTTAGGTAGTGTCATTGCTTATTTCGTTTTTACGCGATTTAACAAAACCATGCGTCAGCAAAACGCACAACAGCAATCTGTTGTATTGATGGAAAAAATACGCAACGTTTGTAAGTTTATAACGGTAGAAGGCGATTTCTCTGAGATTTATCATTATCAGAATGTAAAAGATAAATGGATGAATCTCTTCCTCGGAAGCAAAAAAGCATTGGTTCTTATAGATGCTAAGGCGTATATAGGTTTTGATTTGACAAAAATTAAAATGCATCCAGATGTTAAGAATAGAACGATTATTCTAACAGACTTTCCGCAGCCAGAATTGCTGAGTATTGAAACCGATTTTAAATACTACGACAAAAAGGAAGGCTGGGCAAACCCATTTACTTCTACAGATCTAACCGAAATAAATAGAGAAGCAAAACAGCATATTGTAGATAAAGTGCCGCAAAGCGGTTTGTTTGCCGAAGCTTCAAAACAAGCCTTAAGTACAGTAGCTTTAATGGAAAATCTGGTACAAACCATAGGCTGGAAACTCGATTATAAAGCTTTAGAAACAGCAGCAGTAGAAACTCGAAAAATCACAGAACATGCAGGGGCAAAAACAATTTAG
- a CDS encoding cyclase family protein: MLAKIIIDKKEYTVDFSKPIDLSIPLVDGESNPVAWYLNAPKIEPVKEGKWIAAVAQGAVVNFNNIFFNPHAHGTHTECVGHITEKVHSINQSLKTFMFIAEVVTLVPEAFKEDYVFTKKQVQKALGANRPEALVIRTLPNTSGKKNRKWSNTNWPYLLEEAVVFFRECGIKHLLLDLPSVDREKDEGVLASHKAFWDLDGKIRMDATITEMIYVPHTVTDGSYLLNLQIASFENDATPSKPVLYGLS; encoded by the coding sequence ATGTTAGCTAAAATAATAATAGATAAGAAAGAATACACTGTAGATTTTTCAAAACCTATAGATCTTAGTATTCCATTAGTTGATGGCGAATCAAATCCTGTAGCGTGGTATTTAAACGCGCCAAAAATAGAGCCCGTAAAAGAAGGCAAATGGATTGCTGCGGTGGCACAGGGAGCGGTCGTGAATTTCAATAATATTTTTTTTAATCCGCACGCACACGGCACACATACAGAATGTGTGGGACATATTACCGAAAAAGTACATAGCATAAATCAAAGCCTTAAAACGTTTATGTTTATTGCAGAGGTTGTTACGCTGGTTCCTGAAGCATTTAAGGAAGATTATGTGTTTACAAAAAAACAGGTGCAAAAAGCTTTGGGAGCCAATAGACCAGAGGCTCTAGTGATACGCACCCTGCCCAATACGTCTGGCAAAAAAAATAGAAAATGGTCAAATACAAACTGGCCATATCTCTTAGAAGAGGCCGTTGTGTTTTTTAGAGAATGTGGAATAAAACATTTACTTCTTGATTTACCTAGTGTAGATCGTGAGAAAGATGAGGGTGTTCTGGCATCCCATAAAGCTTTTTGGGATTTAGACGGCAAAATACGTATGGATGCTACAATTACTGAAATGATTTATGTACCCCATACCGTAACAGACGGCAGCTATTTGCTTAATCTTCAAATAGCTTCATTTGAAAATGATGCAACACCTAGCAAACCGGTATTGTATGGTTTAAGCTAA
- the hemW gene encoding radical SAM family heme chaperone HemW → MKTENSSDINKTNLIAVEELGLYIHIPFCKQACHYCDFHFSTSLSKKQELIDALCDEIILRKEEIPGILKTIYFGGGTPSLLDAKELDQIFNTIQLHFNVAEHAEITLEANPDDLTEDKLKVLSQSQINRLSIGVQSFFEEDLKLMNRAHNAVEAVQSLKLAKQYFDNISIDLIYGMPDMSNARWQENLNKAIALDIPHISSYALTVEPHTALQKFIERGIVKTVDDAVAQAHFEILVDCMKQAGFENYEFSNFGKPGYFSQNNTAYWTGKSYLGVGPSAHSYNGEVRSWNINNNPKYIKEIKAGNLPIERETLSVTDKYNEYVMTGLRTIWGISLQKIEESFGLKFKEYALQQAQKHIESHLLFSDEERIVVTKKGKFLSDGLASDLFLINF, encoded by the coding sequence ATGAAAACCGAAAATTCTTCAGATATAAATAAAACAAATCTTATAGCGGTAGAAGAACTGGGACTATACATTCATATCCCATTTTGTAAACAAGCCTGCCATTATTGTGATTTTCATTTTTCTACTTCGCTAAGTAAAAAGCAAGAACTTATTGACGCACTATGCGATGAGATTATTTTGAGAAAAGAGGAGATTCCGGGTATTTTAAAAACTATTTATTTTGGTGGAGGAACGCCTAGTTTATTAGATGCAAAAGAGCTTGATCAGATTTTTAATACAATTCAATTGCATTTTAATGTAGCAGAACACGCTGAGATTACCTTAGAAGCTAATCCAGATGATTTGACCGAAGACAAGCTAAAAGTACTTTCGCAATCACAAATAAACCGACTGAGCATTGGGGTTCAATCTTTTTTTGAAGAAGATTTAAAGTTAATGAATCGTGCACACAATGCGGTCGAAGCTGTGCAATCACTTAAACTGGCAAAACAATACTTTGATAATATTTCTATAGATCTTATTTACGGGATGCCAGATATGAGTAATGCCCGCTGGCAAGAAAATTTAAATAAAGCAATCGCATTAGATATTCCTCATATATCGAGTTATGCACTTACGGTAGAGCCACATACAGCGCTTCAGAAATTTATTGAAAGGGGAATTGTTAAAACGGTAGATGATGCGGTTGCTCAGGCGCATTTTGAGATTTTAGTTGATTGTATGAAACAAGCAGGTTTTGAGAATTATGAGTTTTCAAACTTTGGCAAACCGGGATATTTTTCTCAAAACAATACGGCATATTGGACAGGGAAATCCTATCTCGGTGTTGGCCCTTCGGCACACAGTTATAATGGTGAGGTACGCAGTTGGAATATTAATAACAACCCCAAATACATTAAGGAAATTAAGGCCGGTAATTTGCCCATAGAACGGGAAACACTCTCAGTAACCGATAAATATAACGAATATGTGATGACCGGTTTACGCACGATCTGGGGAATTTCACTTCAAAAAATCGAAGAGTCTTTCGGTTTAAAATTTAAAGAATATGCGCTACAGCAAGCACAAAAGCACATTGAATCGCATCTTTTATTTAGTGATGAAGAGCGCATTGTAGTTACTAAAAAAGGAAAGTTTTTAAGTGATGGTCTGGCAAGTGATTTGTTTTTAATTAATTTTTAG
- the ruvC gene encoding crossover junction endodeoxyribonuclease RuvC, producing MKSEKIILGIDPGTTIMGFGLIRVVNKKMEFMQLNELMLKKYDDPYVKLKLIFERTIELIDTYHPDEMALEAPFFGKNVQSMLKLGRAQGVAMAAGLSRQIPVTEYLPKKIKMAITGNGNASKEQVAKMLQSLLGLKTLPKNLDSTDGLAAAVCHHFNSGRVETGKNYTGWDAFVKQNEKRVVARKPLKGV from the coding sequence TTGAAATCAGAAAAAATCATTTTAGGAATTGACCCGGGAACTACCATTATGGGATTTGGTCTCATACGAGTCGTAAATAAGAAAATGGAGTTTATGCAGCTCAATGAGTTGATGCTTAAAAAGTATGATGATCCTTACGTAAAACTGAAGCTTATTTTTGAACGCACCATTGAGTTAATAGATACCTATCACCCCGATGAGATGGCACTTGAAGCTCCGTTTTTTGGTAAAAACGTACAATCTATGCTTAAGCTGGGGCGTGCTCAGGGAGTAGCAATGGCTGCAGGCTTATCACGTCAAATTCCGGTAACAGAATACCTTCCTAAAAAAATAAAAATGGCAATTACCGGTAATGGTAATGCCAGTAAAGAACAGGTTGCTAAAATGCTTCAAAGCCTGCTGGGGCTTAAAACCCTTCCTAAAAATTTAGACAGTACAGATGGTCTTGCTGCTGCGGTTTGTCATCATTTCAATTCGGGTCGTGTTGAAACCGGGAAGAATTATACCGGTTGGGATGCTTTTGTAAAGCAGAATGAGAAACGAGTTGTAGCTCGCAAACCTCTAAAGGGAGTTTAA
- a CDS encoding glycosyltransferase family 2 protein, with amino-acid sequence MILLEAILILYVFLIALLVVGFIKLPIPNIPQDKIPITGFSILIPFRNEAENLERLLLSLAALKYPEARFEILLINDASTDASVKIIETFLLTHKLPLKILDNERFSGSPKKDALTKGIAHATFDWIVTTDADCQVPVLWLDQFNALAVKNSIQFIAGPVSFFSENGILNAFQHLDFLSLQGATIGSFGLNQAFICNGANLAFSKIEFLRLNGYEKTNHIASGDDLFLMQKFSKANPKGVVYLKTKEALVLTTTQKTFNDLLQQRKRWAAKASAYTSGFAIATSFLVFFGNFSVLVGFFLLEQMAFLILLKFTLDFTLIYLSATLFDQKNVLKHFIWVVLVYPFFTVYVAVASQFGKFEWKGRAFKK; translated from the coding sequence GTGATCCTTCTAGAAGCTATCTTAATCCTCTACGTATTTCTAATTGCGCTTTTAGTTGTAGGTTTTATTAAACTTCCTATACCTAATATACCTCAAGATAAAATTCCAATTACCGGATTTTCAATTCTAATTCCGTTTAGAAACGAGGCCGAAAATCTAGAACGTTTACTCCTGTCGTTAGCTGCTTTAAAATATCCTGAAGCTCGTTTTGAAATTTTGTTAATAAATGACGCCTCAACTGATGCTTCTGTTAAGATCATTGAAACTTTTCTTTTGACGCACAAATTGCCTTTAAAAATCTTAGATAACGAGCGGTTTTCAGGATCACCAAAAAAGGATGCACTAACTAAAGGCATTGCACACGCAACTTTTGATTGGATTGTAACTACCGATGCAGATTGCCAGGTGCCTGTTTTATGGCTCGATCAATTTAATGCATTAGCTGTAAAAAATAGCATTCAATTTATAGCAGGACCGGTTTCTTTCTTTTCTGAAAATGGAATTTTAAATGCATTTCAGCATTTAGATTTTTTGAGTTTACAGGGCGCTACGATTGGGAGTTTTGGTTTAAACCAGGCTTTTATCTGTAATGGTGCAAATCTTGCTTTTTCTAAAATTGAATTTTTAAGATTAAACGGCTACGAGAAGACAAATCATATTGCCAGTGGCGATGATTTATTTTTGATGCAGAAGTTTAGTAAAGCAAATCCTAAGGGTGTCGTGTATTTAAAAACTAAAGAAGCTCTGGTTCTAACAACCACTCAAAAAACATTTAATGATCTTTTGCAGCAGCGTAAACGCTGGGCTGCAAAAGCCTCTGCTTATACCAGTGGTTTTGCAATTGCTACCTCCTTTCTCGTATTTTTTGGAAATTTTTCGGTTTTAGTGGGATTCTTCCTTCTAGAGCAAATGGCATTTTTAATACTCCTAAAATTTACACTAGATTTTACGCTCATCTATCTAAGCGCAACACTTTTCGACCAAAAAAATGTACTCAAACATTTTATCTGGGTCGTGCTCGTTTACCCGTTTTTTACCGTCTATGTAGCAGTTGCCAGTCAGTTCGGGAAATTTGAATGGAAAGGAAGAGCGTTTAAGAAATAA
- a CDS encoding acyloxyacyl hydrolase encodes MNYFLLGCFCFFSLSFHAQDLDFTGKKKPITLDASYFYGTILEHNPDINHLITGHPTGLILSYNHKTYGFEEWERRYNYPDYGFSMIYQDLDNEFLGENISLYGHFNFYFLNRNAYFRIGQGVALAGKPYDAETNYQNNAYGTKLLSSTYIALQYNKQNIYKGFGVNAGFTVVHYSNANLRAPNNSTNTFAFNVGTNYNLDYDEFPDYIPEGERTKYTAPIHYNLVLRGGVNESDIVGQDRFPFFVVSAFADKRINHKSTLVAGTDVFFAYFFKELIKLQAASFPELGVSGDEDWKRVGLFVGHELRFNKIAFVSHLGYYIYYPYEFENRFYNRLGLKRYFTEDTFASVTVKAHGAKAEGVEFSVGYRF; translated from the coding sequence ATGAACTATTTTTTACTGGGATGCTTTTGTTTTTTTAGTCTTAGTTTTCACGCTCAGGATTTAGATTTTACCGGCAAAAAAAAGCCCATTACGCTTGACGCTTCTTATTTTTACGGAACAATTTTAGAGCATAACCCAGATATAAACCACCTTATTACCGGCCACCCTACAGGACTTATCTTAAGTTACAATCACAAAACCTATGGTTTTGAAGAATGGGAGCGCCGATACAATTACCCCGACTATGGTTTCTCAATGATTTATCAGGACCTAGATAATGAGTTTCTAGGTGAGAATATAAGTTTATACGGGCATTTTAACTTCTATTTTTTAAATCGAAATGCCTATTTTAGAATAGGGCAGGGTGTTGCTTTGGCCGGTAAACCTTACGATGCAGAAACAAACTATCAAAATAACGCATACGGTACAAAATTGTTGAGTTCAACGTATATAGCGCTTCAATACAATAAACAGAATATCTACAAAGGCTTTGGGGTAAATGCAGGGTTCACAGTAGTTCATTACAGCAATGCAAACCTGCGCGCACCGAATAACAGTACAAATACTTTTGCCTTCAATGTTGGGACAAACTACAACCTCGATTACGATGAATTTCCAGATTATATTCCGGAAGGAGAGCGTACAAAATATACTGCGCCTATACATTATAATCTGGTATTACGAGGCGGTGTTAATGAAAGTGATATTGTAGGTCAGGATAGATTCCCATTTTTTGTGGTTTCTGCATTTGCAGATAAACGCATCAACCACAAGAGTACCTTAGTAGCAGGAACAGATGTATTTTTTGCCTACTTTTTTAAAGAGCTTATAAAACTTCAGGCGGCTTCTTTTCCTGAGCTCGGTGTGAGCGGAGACGAAGATTGGAAGCGTGTAGGTCTTTTTGTGGGTCACGAGTTACGCTTCAATAAAATTGCTTTTGTATCGCATTTAGGGTATTATATTTATTACCCATACGAGTTTGAAAATAGATTCTATAACCGTCTGGGATTAAAGCGTTATTTCACAGAAGATACGTTTGCTTCGGTAACTGTAAAGGCACACGGAGCAAAAGCCGAAGGCGTAGAGTTTAGTGTGGGTTATCGTTTTTAA
- a CDS encoding head GIN domain-containing protein encodes MRFILSLLILIFCSCGSDNIGDCFESQGDPVEVSYELPPFTKLRSESDVIVYLKQGPAQKVVLKTGENMLSDAQIEVLDGGILRLKNNKRCNLVRDYENFIVYVTTPNLTEIRNASGQDIIGEGVLEFSTLRLVSDTSFDAEGGPARKSGNFYLELETENLTVQANGKSVFYLSGSAESFRANFPNEGPRLESRELIAQNIVISQTSANKMIVNPQASIKGTIFGTGDVISANRPPVVEVEQLYTGRLIFEE; translated from the coding sequence ATGAGATTTATACTAAGTCTTTTGATTTTAATTTTTTGCTCTTGTGGTTCAGATAATATAGGAGATTGTTTTGAGTCTCAAGGCGACCCTGTAGAAGTTTCCTACGAGCTTCCACCCTTTACAAAGTTACGCAGTGAGTCAGACGTTATTGTTTATCTAAAACAAGGCCCGGCACAAAAAGTAGTGCTTAAAACAGGAGAAAATATGCTGAGTGACGCACAGATAGAGGTGCTTGATGGGGGGATTCTGCGTTTAAAAAATAACAAGCGTTGCAATCTTGTGCGGGATTATGAGAATTTTATAGTATATGTTACTACGCCTAATCTTACTGAAATACGCAATGCATCAGGGCAAGATATTATAGGAGAAGGAGTGCTTGAATTTTCTACTCTTCGACTTGTGAGTGATACTTCTTTTGATGCAGAGGGTGGTCCTGCACGCAAGAGTGGTAATTTCTATCTAGAATTAGAAACAGAAAACCTAACAGTGCAGGCAAATGGTAAAAGTGTTTTTTACTTAAGTGGAAGTGCAGAAAGCTTTAGAGCTAATTTTCCTAATGAAGGACCCAGACTTGAGTCTCGGGAACTAATAGCTCAAAACATCGTAATTTCTCAAACCTCGGCAAACAAAATGATCGTTAACCCGCAGGCAAGTATTAAAGGAACTATTTTTGGAACAGGAGATGTGATTTCAGCAAACAGACCGCCTGTTGTTGAGGTAGAACAGTTATATACAGGCCGTCTTATTTTTGAAGAATAA
- a CDS encoding ArnT family glycosyltransferase, translating to MKKSFYLVLLFLFVILNIGQGSWGLTESSEARYAEIGREMALSNDFLNPSLLGIGHYHKPPVTYAITALGYKIFGYTEYGARFFLSLALIFQLFLIYKIALIWFKDEKTAIASSLIYFSFPIVLIATRNLTTDAYLTTFIIFSVYLWLQFKIKNKPYYLYFFYVILGLAFLTKGPVSFLPVALFILCYKIVNGEKPKFSIHTLPGLILLLLVSGSWFLSIIINKPELWDYFIQEQIIDRSVNAETFHRDKPFWYYILIAPALCLPWLVPVVINLFKKSKVIKFDKQTKICGYAAIAILATFSLFSSKLLLYILPLYPFLALYFGSIFSKYSTLNKTVYIQTYKAALIILVLLVVALPFIPTLNFNWLLASAFALSIIVFGYIFLFKSKGQPAQLVLLLSTGATCFLVLIYTSLSSQNSFLINALKPEYTFIKQQRTTSDYKVLVYDNLLSSAPFYLGDHVITIYDTNFESKRDTRFEDTDSWKESYLRIHDSGQVQRFKNLMQDSNTVLLIKNKKKLPDSLSYLLEGFKSEKFKKYTVYY from the coding sequence TTGAAAAAATCATTTTATCTCGTCCTTCTCTTTCTTTTTGTCATATTAAATATAGGTCAGGGCAGCTGGGGACTTACAGAGAGTAGTGAAGCGCGTTATGCAGAAATAGGCCGTGAAATGGCTCTAAGCAATGATTTTTTAAATCCGTCTTTGCTGGGTATAGGTCATTATCACAAGCCACCGGTAACGTATGCAATAACTGCTCTGGGTTATAAAATATTTGGCTATACAGAATATGGAGCACGTTTCTTTCTAAGCTTAGCTCTAATTTTTCAGTTATTTCTGATCTATAAAATAGCGCTGATCTGGTTTAAAGATGAGAAAACAGCAATAGCATCATCGCTAATTTATTTCAGCTTTCCTATTGTACTCATTGCAACCCGCAATTTAACCACAGACGCTTATTTAACTACTTTCATCATTTTTAGTGTTTACTTATGGCTTCAATTTAAAATAAAAAATAAACCATACTATCTCTATTTTTTCTATGTGATTTTAGGACTCGCTTTTTTAACAAAAGGACCTGTATCATTTTTACCAGTAGCACTTTTTATCCTTTGTTATAAAATCGTAAACGGGGAAAAACCAAAGTTTTCAATTCATACCCTACCGGGTCTTATTTTACTGCTCCTGGTTTCTGGATCCTGGTTTCTTTCTATAATTATAAACAAACCGGAATTATGGGATTATTTTATTCAAGAGCAAATCATAGATCGTAGCGTAAATGCAGAAACATTCCATAGAGATAAACCGTTCTGGTACTATATCTTAATCGCTCCTGCCCTATGCTTGCCCTGGTTAGTTCCGGTTGTTATAAACCTTTTTAAAAAATCGAAGGTAATTAAGTTTGATAAGCAGACAAAAATATGCGGTTATGCAGCAATTGCGATTTTAGCTACTTTCTCATTATTCTCATCAAAATTGCTTCTTTATATACTGCCACTATATCCATTTTTGGCTTTATATTTTGGTAGTATTTTCAGCAAATATTCAACCTTAAATAAAACTGTATATATTCAGACGTATAAAGCTGCACTTATTATTTTAGTACTTTTAGTTGTAGCGCTTCCATTTATACCCACCCTTAACTTTAACTGGCTTCTAGCCTCTGCCTTTGCTTTAAGTATTATAGTTTTTGGATATATTTTTCTGTTTAAATCAAAAGGACAGCCTGCTCAACTCGTATTGCTATTAAGTACGGGAGCAACTTGTTTTTTAGTATTAATTTACACGTCTTTAAGTAGTCAAAATAGCTTTTTAATTAATGCATTAAAACCTGAATATACCTTTATAAAACAACAGCGCACCACTTCAGATTATAAGGTACTGGTTTATGATAATCTGCTATCTTCTGCGCCGTTTTATTTAGGAGATCACGTTATTACAATTTATGACACTAATTTTGAGTCTAAACGGGATACACGATTTGAGGATACAGATAGTTGGAAAGAAAGCTATTTACGTATTCATGATTCTGGGCAAGTGCAACGGTTTAAAAATCTGATGCAAGATTCTAATACGGTCTTGCTTATTAAGAATAAAAAGAAGCTTCCAGACAGTTTATCGTACCTTTTAGAAGGTTTTAAGTCTGAAAAATTTAAGAAGTATACAGTCTATTATTAA